One genomic window of Choloepus didactylus isolate mChoDid1 chromosome 27, mChoDid1.pri, whole genome shotgun sequence includes the following:
- the ALDH16A1 gene encoding aldehyde dehydrogenase family 16 member A1 isoform X2: MAATRPAPRAGEIFTTLEYGPAPESHACALAWLDTQDRHLGLYVNGKWLKPAHRDSVPCQDPISGDSLASCLQAQAEDVAAAVEAARTAFESWSRHPGALRAQLLTRLAEMIRKHQRLLWTLETLVTGRAVREVRDRDVPVAQQLLQYYAGQAHTQEEVLAGWEPVGVVGLILPPTFTFLEMMWRICPALAMGCTVVVLVPPASPTPLLLAQLVGDLGQHPGILNVVSGPASLGPVLAAQPGVRKVAFCGAVEEGRALRRTLAGQGAELGLALGTESLLLLTDTADLDSALEGVVDAAWSDQSPGGLRLLVQESVWDETMQRLQVRMGRLRGGRGLDGAVDMGARGAAARDLAQRYVQEAQSQGAQVFQAGDVPTGSPFYPPTLISDLPPAAPCAQAEVPWPLVVASPFRTAKEALAVANGTPRGGSASVWSERLGQALELGYRLHMGTVWVNAHGLRDPAVPTGGCKESGSSWHGGVEGLYEYLQPSGTPVRLPYLSKNLNYDTFGLAAPSTLPAGPEIGPSPAPPYGLFVGGRFQDPGARSSRPVRDPDGILQGYVAEGGAKDIRGAVEAAHQAAPGWAAQSPGVRAALLWALAAALERRESPLTARLERQGLKPEVAKVEVELSVERLRAWGARTQGHSLQVAGLRGPVLRLREPLGVLAIVCPDEWPLLAFMSLLAPALAHGNALVLVPSGACPLPALEICQDVATLFPAGLVNVVTGDRDHLTRCLALHQDVQALWYFGSAQGSQFVEWASAGNLKPVWVNRGCPRAWEQEAEGAGTELGLRAARTKALWLPMGD; encoded by the exons ATGGCTGCGACGCGCCCGGCACCCCGCGCCGGGGAGATCTTCACCACGCTGGAGTACGGGCCGGCGCCGGAGAGCCACGCGTGCGCACTG gcctGGCTGGACACCCAGGACCGGCACTTGGGTCTCTATGTAAACGGAAAGTGGTTAAAACCGGCGCACAGGGATTCCGTGCCTTGCCAGGACCCCATCTCAG GAGACAGCTTGGCCAGTTGTCTCCAAGCACAGGCCGAGGATGTGGCTGCAGCGGTGGAGGCAGCCAGGACCGCTTTCGAGAGCTGGAGCAGGCACCCTGGGGCCCTTCGGGCCCAGCTCCTGACCAG GCTGGCTGAGATGATCCGGAAGCACCAGCGGCTGCTGTGGACCCTGGAGACCCTGGTTACCGGGCGGGCTGTGAGGGAGGTTCGAGACAGGGATGTCCCAGTGGCCCAGCAGCTGCTGCAGTACTATGCAGGCCAGGCCCACACCCAGGAGGAGGTGCTGGCCGGCTGGGAGCCTGTGG GAGTAGTTGGTCTCATCCTGCCACCTACTTTCACCTTCCTTGAGATGATGTGGAGGATTTGCCCTGCCCTGGCTATGG GCTGCACTGTGGTGGTCCTCGTGCCCCCGGCCTCCCCGACACCCCTCCTCCTGGCTCAGCTGGTGGGGGACTTAGGCCAACACCCAGGAATCCTCAACGTGGTCAGCGGCCCCGCATCCCTGGGGCCCGTGCTGGCCGCCCAGCCTGGGGTCCGGAAGGTGGCCTTCTGCGGAGCCGTTGAG GAAGGACGTGCCCTTCGGCGGACCCTGGCCGGGCAGGGCGCGGAGCTGGGCCTGGCCTTGGGGACAGAGTCGCTGCTGCTGCTGACGGACACGGCGGACTTGGACTCGGCCCTGGAGGGCGTCGTGGATGCGGCCTGGTCGGACCAAAGCCCG GGGGGCCTCAGGCTCCTTGTCCAGGAGTCTGTGTGGGATGAGACCATGCAGCGGCTCCAGGTGAGGATGGGGCGGCTTCGGGGCGGCCGAGGGCTGGACGGGGCCGTGGACATGGGGGCCCGAGGGGCTGCTGCGCGTGACCTGGCCCAGCGCTACGTGCAGGAGGCCCAGAGCCAGGGTGCACAG gTGTTCCAGGCTGGGGATGTGCCCACAGGCAGCCCATTCTATCCCCCAACCTTGATCTCTGACCTGCCCCCAGCCGCCCCGTGTGCCCAGGCAGAG GTTCCATGGCCTCTGGTCGTGGCCTCCCCGTTCCGCACGGCCAAGGAGGCCCTGGCGGTGGCCAACGGGACGCCTCGGGGAGGCAGTGCCAGTGTGTGGAGTGAGAGGCTGGGGCAGGCGCTGGAGCTGGGCTACAG GCTCCATATGGGCACAGTCTGGGTCAATGCCCATGGCCTCCGAGACCCCGCGGTGCCCACAGGTGGCTGCAAGGAGAGCGGGTCTTCCTGGCACGGGGGCGTGGAG GGTCTGTATGAGTATCTGCAGCCCTCGGGGACCCCTGTCCGGCTGCCCTACCTGTCCAAGAACCTCAACTACGACACCTTTGGCCTTGCTGCCCCCTCAACCCTCCCAGCTGGGCCGGAAATAGGGCCCAG CCCAGCACCCCCCTACGGGCTCTTCGTTGGGGGCCGTTTCCAGGACCCTGGGGCCCGGAGCTCCAGGCCCGTCCGGGATCCTGACGGCATCCTCCAAGGCTACGTGGCTGAGGGTGGAGCCAAGGACATCCGAGGGGCCGTGGAGGCTGCTCACCAGGCCGCCCCTGG GTGGGCAGCCCAGTCGCCAGGGGTCCGGGCGGCCCTGCTCTGGGCTCTGGCAGCTGCGCTGGAGCGCCGGGAGTCCCCCCTGACCGCGAGGCTGGAGAGGCAGGGGCTGAAGCCTGAGGTTGCCAAGGTGGAGGTGGAGCTGAGCGTGGAGCGGCTTCGTGCATGGGGGGCGCGGACCCAGGGCCACTCCTTGCAG GTGGCAGGGCTGAGAGGCCCCGTGCTGCGGCTGCGGGAGCCGCTGGGGGTGCTGGCGATCGTGTGCCCGGACGAGTGGCCCCTGCTGGCCTTCATGTCCCTGCTGGCCCCCGCCCTGGCCCACGGCAACGCCCTGGTCTTGGTGCCCAGCGGGGCCTGTCCCCTGCCCGCCCTGGAGATCTGCCAG GACGTGGCGACCCTGTTCCCCGCGGGCCTGGTGAACGTGGTGACTGGAGACCGGGACCACCTGACCCGCTGCCTGGCCCTGCACCAGGACGTCCAGGCCCTGTGGTATTTTGGCTCTGCCCAG GGCTCCCAGTTTGTGGAGTGGGCCTCCGCAGGAAATCTCAAGCCGGTGTGGGTGAACAGGGGCTGCCCGCGGGCCTGGGAGCAGGAGGCCGAGGGGGCAGGCACCGAGCTGGGGCTGCGGGCGGCACGGACCAAGGCCCTGTGGCTGCCCATGGGGGACTGA
- the ALDH16A1 gene encoding aldehyde dehydrogenase family 16 member A1 isoform X1: MAATRPAPRAGEIFTTLEYGPAPESHACALAWLDTQDRHLGLYVNGKWLKPAHRDSVPCQDPISGDSLASCLQAQAEDVAAAVEAARTAFESWSRHPGALRAQLLTRLAEMIRKHQRLLWTLETLVTGRAVREVRDRDVPVAQQLLQYYAGQAHTQEEVLAGWEPVGESKSPGPSPSSLRPRDPSLSGTPSTPDSTSLSPTFSLPGVVGLILPPTFTFLEMMWRICPALAMGCTVVVLVPPASPTPLLLAQLVGDLGQHPGILNVVSGPASLGPVLAAQPGVRKVAFCGAVEEGRALRRTLAGQGAELGLALGTESLLLLTDTADLDSALEGVVDAAWSDQSPGGLRLLVQESVWDETMQRLQVRMGRLRGGRGLDGAVDMGARGAAARDLAQRYVQEAQSQGAQVFQAGDVPTGSPFYPPTLISDLPPAAPCAQAEVPWPLVVASPFRTAKEALAVANGTPRGGSASVWSERLGQALELGYRLHMGTVWVNAHGLRDPAVPTGGCKESGSSWHGGVEGLYEYLQPSGTPVRLPYLSKNLNYDTFGLAAPSTLPAGPEIGPSPAPPYGLFVGGRFQDPGARSSRPVRDPDGILQGYVAEGGAKDIRGAVEAAHQAAPGWAAQSPGVRAALLWALAAALERRESPLTARLERQGLKPEVAKVEVELSVERLRAWGARTQGHSLQVAGLRGPVLRLREPLGVLAIVCPDEWPLLAFMSLLAPALAHGNALVLVPSGACPLPALEICQDVATLFPAGLVNVVTGDRDHLTRCLALHQDVQALWYFGSAQGSQFVEWASAGNLKPVWVNRGCPRAWEQEAEGAGTELGLRAARTKALWLPMGD; encoded by the exons ATGGCTGCGACGCGCCCGGCACCCCGCGCCGGGGAGATCTTCACCACGCTGGAGTACGGGCCGGCGCCGGAGAGCCACGCGTGCGCACTG gcctGGCTGGACACCCAGGACCGGCACTTGGGTCTCTATGTAAACGGAAAGTGGTTAAAACCGGCGCACAGGGATTCCGTGCCTTGCCAGGACCCCATCTCAG GAGACAGCTTGGCCAGTTGTCTCCAAGCACAGGCCGAGGATGTGGCTGCAGCGGTGGAGGCAGCCAGGACCGCTTTCGAGAGCTGGAGCAGGCACCCTGGGGCCCTTCGGGCCCAGCTCCTGACCAG GCTGGCTGAGATGATCCGGAAGCACCAGCGGCTGCTGTGGACCCTGGAGACCCTGGTTACCGGGCGGGCTGTGAGGGAGGTTCGAGACAGGGATGTCCCAGTGGCCCAGCAGCTGCTGCAGTACTATGCAGGCCAGGCCCACACCCAGGAGGAGGTGCTGGCCGGCTGGGAGCCTGTGGGTGAGAGCAAGAGTCccggccccagcccctcctctctcAGACCCAGGGATCCCAGCCTCAGCGGCACCCCCTCAACTCCTGACAGTACCAGCCTTAGCCCCACATTTTCTCTTCCAGGAGTAGTTGGTCTCATCCTGCCACCTACTTTCACCTTCCTTGAGATGATGTGGAGGATTTGCCCTGCCCTGGCTATGG GCTGCACTGTGGTGGTCCTCGTGCCCCCGGCCTCCCCGACACCCCTCCTCCTGGCTCAGCTGGTGGGGGACTTAGGCCAACACCCAGGAATCCTCAACGTGGTCAGCGGCCCCGCATCCCTGGGGCCCGTGCTGGCCGCCCAGCCTGGGGTCCGGAAGGTGGCCTTCTGCGGAGCCGTTGAG GAAGGACGTGCCCTTCGGCGGACCCTGGCCGGGCAGGGCGCGGAGCTGGGCCTGGCCTTGGGGACAGAGTCGCTGCTGCTGCTGACGGACACGGCGGACTTGGACTCGGCCCTGGAGGGCGTCGTGGATGCGGCCTGGTCGGACCAAAGCCCG GGGGGCCTCAGGCTCCTTGTCCAGGAGTCTGTGTGGGATGAGACCATGCAGCGGCTCCAGGTGAGGATGGGGCGGCTTCGGGGCGGCCGAGGGCTGGACGGGGCCGTGGACATGGGGGCCCGAGGGGCTGCTGCGCGTGACCTGGCCCAGCGCTACGTGCAGGAGGCCCAGAGCCAGGGTGCACAG gTGTTCCAGGCTGGGGATGTGCCCACAGGCAGCCCATTCTATCCCCCAACCTTGATCTCTGACCTGCCCCCAGCCGCCCCGTGTGCCCAGGCAGAG GTTCCATGGCCTCTGGTCGTGGCCTCCCCGTTCCGCACGGCCAAGGAGGCCCTGGCGGTGGCCAACGGGACGCCTCGGGGAGGCAGTGCCAGTGTGTGGAGTGAGAGGCTGGGGCAGGCGCTGGAGCTGGGCTACAG GCTCCATATGGGCACAGTCTGGGTCAATGCCCATGGCCTCCGAGACCCCGCGGTGCCCACAGGTGGCTGCAAGGAGAGCGGGTCTTCCTGGCACGGGGGCGTGGAG GGTCTGTATGAGTATCTGCAGCCCTCGGGGACCCCTGTCCGGCTGCCCTACCTGTCCAAGAACCTCAACTACGACACCTTTGGCCTTGCTGCCCCCTCAACCCTCCCAGCTGGGCCGGAAATAGGGCCCAG CCCAGCACCCCCCTACGGGCTCTTCGTTGGGGGCCGTTTCCAGGACCCTGGGGCCCGGAGCTCCAGGCCCGTCCGGGATCCTGACGGCATCCTCCAAGGCTACGTGGCTGAGGGTGGAGCCAAGGACATCCGAGGGGCCGTGGAGGCTGCTCACCAGGCCGCCCCTGG GTGGGCAGCCCAGTCGCCAGGGGTCCGGGCGGCCCTGCTCTGGGCTCTGGCAGCTGCGCTGGAGCGCCGGGAGTCCCCCCTGACCGCGAGGCTGGAGAGGCAGGGGCTGAAGCCTGAGGTTGCCAAGGTGGAGGTGGAGCTGAGCGTGGAGCGGCTTCGTGCATGGGGGGCGCGGACCCAGGGCCACTCCTTGCAG GTGGCAGGGCTGAGAGGCCCCGTGCTGCGGCTGCGGGAGCCGCTGGGGGTGCTGGCGATCGTGTGCCCGGACGAGTGGCCCCTGCTGGCCTTCATGTCCCTGCTGGCCCCCGCCCTGGCCCACGGCAACGCCCTGGTCTTGGTGCCCAGCGGGGCCTGTCCCCTGCCCGCCCTGGAGATCTGCCAG GACGTGGCGACCCTGTTCCCCGCGGGCCTGGTGAACGTGGTGACTGGAGACCGGGACCACCTGACCCGCTGCCTGGCCCTGCACCAGGACGTCCAGGCCCTGTGGTATTTTGGCTCTGCCCAG GGCTCCCAGTTTGTGGAGTGGGCCTCCGCAGGAAATCTCAAGCCGGTGTGGGTGAACAGGGGCTGCCCGCGGGCCTGGGAGCAGGAGGCCGAGGGGGCAGGCACCGAGCTGGGGCTGCGGGCGGCACGGACCAAGGCCCTGTGGCTGCCCATGGGGGACTGA
- the ALDH16A1 gene encoding aldehyde dehydrogenase family 16 member A1 isoform X3, giving the protein MIRKHQRLLWTLETLVTGRAVREVRDRDVPVAQQLLQYYAGQAHTQEEVLAGWEPVGESKSPGPSPSSLRPRDPSLSGTPSTPDSTSLSPTFSLPGVVGLILPPTFTFLEMMWRICPALAMGCTVVVLVPPASPTPLLLAQLVGDLGQHPGILNVVSGPASLGPVLAAQPGVRKVAFCGAVEEGRALRRTLAGQGAELGLALGTESLLLLTDTADLDSALEGVVDAAWSDQSPGGLRLLVQESVWDETMQRLQVRMGRLRGGRGLDGAVDMGARGAAARDLAQRYVQEAQSQGAQVFQAGDVPTGSPFYPPTLISDLPPAAPCAQAEVPWPLVVASPFRTAKEALAVANGTPRGGSASVWSERLGQALELGYRLHMGTVWVNAHGLRDPAVPTGGCKESGSSWHGGVEGLYEYLQPSGTPVRLPYLSKNLNYDTFGLAAPSTLPAGPEIGPSPAPPYGLFVGGRFQDPGARSSRPVRDPDGILQGYVAEGGAKDIRGAVEAAHQAAPGWAAQSPGVRAALLWALAAALERRESPLTARLERQGLKPEVAKVEVELSVERLRAWGARTQGHSLQVAGLRGPVLRLREPLGVLAIVCPDEWPLLAFMSLLAPALAHGNALVLVPSGACPLPALEICQDVATLFPAGLVNVVTGDRDHLTRCLALHQDVQALWYFGSAQGSQFVEWASAGNLKPVWVNRGCPRAWEQEAEGAGTELGLRAARTKALWLPMGD; this is encoded by the exons ATGATCCGGAAGCACCAGCGGCTGCTGTGGACCCTGGAGACCCTGGTTACCGGGCGGGCTGTGAGGGAGGTTCGAGACAGGGATGTCCCAGTGGCCCAGCAGCTGCTGCAGTACTATGCAGGCCAGGCCCACACCCAGGAGGAGGTGCTGGCCGGCTGGGAGCCTGTGGGTGAGAGCAAGAGTCccggccccagcccctcctctctcAGACCCAGGGATCCCAGCCTCAGCGGCACCCCCTCAACTCCTGACAGTACCAGCCTTAGCCCCACATTTTCTCTTCCAGGAGTAGTTGGTCTCATCCTGCCACCTACTTTCACCTTCCTTGAGATGATGTGGAGGATTTGCCCTGCCCTGGCTATGG GCTGCACTGTGGTGGTCCTCGTGCCCCCGGCCTCCCCGACACCCCTCCTCCTGGCTCAGCTGGTGGGGGACTTAGGCCAACACCCAGGAATCCTCAACGTGGTCAGCGGCCCCGCATCCCTGGGGCCCGTGCTGGCCGCCCAGCCTGGGGTCCGGAAGGTGGCCTTCTGCGGAGCCGTTGAG GAAGGACGTGCCCTTCGGCGGACCCTGGCCGGGCAGGGCGCGGAGCTGGGCCTGGCCTTGGGGACAGAGTCGCTGCTGCTGCTGACGGACACGGCGGACTTGGACTCGGCCCTGGAGGGCGTCGTGGATGCGGCCTGGTCGGACCAAAGCCCG GGGGGCCTCAGGCTCCTTGTCCAGGAGTCTGTGTGGGATGAGACCATGCAGCGGCTCCAGGTGAGGATGGGGCGGCTTCGGGGCGGCCGAGGGCTGGACGGGGCCGTGGACATGGGGGCCCGAGGGGCTGCTGCGCGTGACCTGGCCCAGCGCTACGTGCAGGAGGCCCAGAGCCAGGGTGCACAG gTGTTCCAGGCTGGGGATGTGCCCACAGGCAGCCCATTCTATCCCCCAACCTTGATCTCTGACCTGCCCCCAGCCGCCCCGTGTGCCCAGGCAGAG GTTCCATGGCCTCTGGTCGTGGCCTCCCCGTTCCGCACGGCCAAGGAGGCCCTGGCGGTGGCCAACGGGACGCCTCGGGGAGGCAGTGCCAGTGTGTGGAGTGAGAGGCTGGGGCAGGCGCTGGAGCTGGGCTACAG GCTCCATATGGGCACAGTCTGGGTCAATGCCCATGGCCTCCGAGACCCCGCGGTGCCCACAGGTGGCTGCAAGGAGAGCGGGTCTTCCTGGCACGGGGGCGTGGAG GGTCTGTATGAGTATCTGCAGCCCTCGGGGACCCCTGTCCGGCTGCCCTACCTGTCCAAGAACCTCAACTACGACACCTTTGGCCTTGCTGCCCCCTCAACCCTCCCAGCTGGGCCGGAAATAGGGCCCAG CCCAGCACCCCCCTACGGGCTCTTCGTTGGGGGCCGTTTCCAGGACCCTGGGGCCCGGAGCTCCAGGCCCGTCCGGGATCCTGACGGCATCCTCCAAGGCTACGTGGCTGAGGGTGGAGCCAAGGACATCCGAGGGGCCGTGGAGGCTGCTCACCAGGCCGCCCCTGG GTGGGCAGCCCAGTCGCCAGGGGTCCGGGCGGCCCTGCTCTGGGCTCTGGCAGCTGCGCTGGAGCGCCGGGAGTCCCCCCTGACCGCGAGGCTGGAGAGGCAGGGGCTGAAGCCTGAGGTTGCCAAGGTGGAGGTGGAGCTGAGCGTGGAGCGGCTTCGTGCATGGGGGGCGCGGACCCAGGGCCACTCCTTGCAG GTGGCAGGGCTGAGAGGCCCCGTGCTGCGGCTGCGGGAGCCGCTGGGGGTGCTGGCGATCGTGTGCCCGGACGAGTGGCCCCTGCTGGCCTTCATGTCCCTGCTGGCCCCCGCCCTGGCCCACGGCAACGCCCTGGTCTTGGTGCCCAGCGGGGCCTGTCCCCTGCCCGCCCTGGAGATCTGCCAG GACGTGGCGACCCTGTTCCCCGCGGGCCTGGTGAACGTGGTGACTGGAGACCGGGACCACCTGACCCGCTGCCTGGCCCTGCACCAGGACGTCCAGGCCCTGTGGTATTTTGGCTCTGCCCAG GGCTCCCAGTTTGTGGAGTGGGCCTCCGCAGGAAATCTCAAGCCGGTGTGGGTGAACAGGGGCTGCCCGCGGGCCTGGGAGCAGGAGGCCGAGGGGGCAGGCACCGAGCTGGGGCTGCGGGCGGCACGGACCAAGGCCCTGTGGCTGCCCATGGGGGACTGA
- the PIH1D1 gene encoding PIH1 domain-containing protein 1 isoform X2, whose product MRTTPGRKRIMADSKLLVPELSDTDAMGAETARFEELLLQASKELQQAQTTRPESTQIQPQPGFCVKTSSSQGKVFINICHSPSIPPPADVTEDELLQMLEEDQAGFRIPMSLGEPHAELDAKSQGCTAYDVAVNSDFYRRMQNSDFLRELVVTIAREGLEDKYKLRLNPEWRMLKNRPFLGSISQQNIRSQQRPRIQELESLYTPDFPSPAAQEGPEKPHLNLWLEAPDLLLAEIDFPKLDGVLGLSLEIGENRLVVGGPQQLYHLDTYIPVRINSEESKAAFHRKRKQLLVAMPLLSVPS is encoded by the exons ATGCGTACTACTCCAGGCAGGAAGAG GATAATGGCAGACTCGAAGTTGCTGGTGCCGGAGCTAAGCGATACAGACGCGATGGGCGCTGAGACGGCGCGCTTCGAGGAGCTGCTGCTGCAG GCCTCCAAGGAGCTACAGCAAGCCCAGACAACCAGACCAGAGTCTACACAGATCCAACCTCAGCCTG GTTTCTGCGTAAAGACCAGTTCATCGCAAGGGAAGGTTTTCATCAACATCTGTCActctccttccatccctcctcCTGCTGACGTGACTGAGGACGAGCTGCTTCAAATGCTTGAGGAGGACCAAGCTGGGTTTCGCATCCCCATGAGTCTGGGAGAGCCTCATGCCGAACTGGATGCAA AAAGCCAGGGCTGTACCGCCTACGACGTAGCTGTGAACAGCGACTTCTACCGGCGGATGCAG AACAGCGATTTCTTGCGAGAGCTCGTGGTCACTATTGCCAGGGAGGGTCTTGAGGACAAATACAAGCTGCGTCTGAATCCGG AATGGCGCATGTTGAAGAACCGGCCTTTCCTGGGCTCCATCTCGCAACAGAACATCCGCTCCCAGCAGCGTCCACGGATCCAGGAGCTGGAGAGCCTGTACACGCCGGACTTCCCTTCCCCAGCAGCTCAGGAAGG CCCTGAGAAGCCTCACCTGAACCTCTGGCTGGAAGCCCCTGACCTCCTCTTGGCTGAAATTGACTTCCCCAAACTG GATGGAGTCTTGGGGCTGTCGCTGGAGATTGGGGAGAACCGCCTGGTGGTAGGGGGCCCCCAGCAGCTGTACCATCTGGACACCTACATCCCCGTGCGGATCAACTCCGAGGAGAGCAAGGCAGCCTTCCACCGGAAGAGGAAG cAACTGTTGGTGGCGATGCCCCTTTTGTCAGTGCCTTCTTGA
- the PIH1D1 gene encoding PIH1 domain-containing protein 1 isoform X1, with amino-acid sequence MRTTPGRKRIMADSKLLVPELSDTDAMGAETARFEELLLQASKELQQAQTTRPESTQIQPQPGFCVKTSSSQGKVFINICHSPSIPPPADVTEDELLQMLEEDQAGFRIPMSLGEPHAELDASQCSQGPRSLESQGCTAYDVAVNSDFYRRMQNSDFLRELVVTIAREGLEDKYKLRLNPEWRMLKNRPFLGSISQQNIRSQQRPRIQELESLYTPDFPSPAAQEGPEKPHLNLWLEAPDLLLAEIDFPKLDGVLGLSLEIGENRLVVGGPQQLYHLDTYIPVRINSEESKAAFHRKRKQLLVAMPLLSVPS; translated from the exons ATGCGTACTACTCCAGGCAGGAAGAG GATAATGGCAGACTCGAAGTTGCTGGTGCCGGAGCTAAGCGATACAGACGCGATGGGCGCTGAGACGGCGCGCTTCGAGGAGCTGCTGCTGCAG GCCTCCAAGGAGCTACAGCAAGCCCAGACAACCAGACCAGAGTCTACACAGATCCAACCTCAGCCTG GTTTCTGCGTAAAGACCAGTTCATCGCAAGGGAAGGTTTTCATCAACATCTGTCActctccttccatccctcctcCTGCTGACGTGACTGAGGACGAGCTGCTTCAAATGCTTGAGGAGGACCAAGCTGGGTTTCGCATCCCCATGAGTCTGGGAGAGCCTCATGCCGAACTGGATGCAAGTCAGTGCTCTCAGGGACCCAGGAGTCTAG AAAGCCAGGGCTGTACCGCCTACGACGTAGCTGTGAACAGCGACTTCTACCGGCGGATGCAG AACAGCGATTTCTTGCGAGAGCTCGTGGTCACTATTGCCAGGGAGGGTCTTGAGGACAAATACAAGCTGCGTCTGAATCCGG AATGGCGCATGTTGAAGAACCGGCCTTTCCTGGGCTCCATCTCGCAACAGAACATCCGCTCCCAGCAGCGTCCACGGATCCAGGAGCTGGAGAGCCTGTACACGCCGGACTTCCCTTCCCCAGCAGCTCAGGAAGG CCCTGAGAAGCCTCACCTGAACCTCTGGCTGGAAGCCCCTGACCTCCTCTTGGCTGAAATTGACTTCCCCAAACTG GATGGAGTCTTGGGGCTGTCGCTGGAGATTGGGGAGAACCGCCTGGTGGTAGGGGGCCCCCAGCAGCTGTACCATCTGGACACCTACATCCCCGTGCGGATCAACTCCGAGGAGAGCAAGGCAGCCTTCCACCGGAAGAGGAAG cAACTGTTGGTGGCGATGCCCCTTTTGTCAGTGCCTTCTTGA
- the PIH1D1 gene encoding PIH1 domain-containing protein 1 isoform X3, with protein MADSKLLVPELSDTDAMGAETARFEELLLQASKELQQAQTTRPESTQIQPQPGFCVKTSSSQGKVFINICHSPSIPPPADVTEDELLQMLEEDQAGFRIPMSLGEPHAELDASQCSQGPRSLESQGCTAYDVAVNSDFYRRMQNSDFLRELVVTIAREGLEDKYKLRLNPEWRMLKNRPFLGSISQQNIRSQQRPRIQELESLYTPDFPSPAAQEGPEKPHLNLWLEAPDLLLAEIDFPKLDGVLGLSLEIGENRLVVGGPQQLYHLDTYIPVRINSEESKAAFHRKRKQLLVAMPLLSVPS; from the exons ATGGCAGACTCGAAGTTGCTGGTGCCGGAGCTAAGCGATACAGACGCGATGGGCGCTGAGACGGCGCGCTTCGAGGAGCTGCTGCTGCAG GCCTCCAAGGAGCTACAGCAAGCCCAGACAACCAGACCAGAGTCTACACAGATCCAACCTCAGCCTG GTTTCTGCGTAAAGACCAGTTCATCGCAAGGGAAGGTTTTCATCAACATCTGTCActctccttccatccctcctcCTGCTGACGTGACTGAGGACGAGCTGCTTCAAATGCTTGAGGAGGACCAAGCTGGGTTTCGCATCCCCATGAGTCTGGGAGAGCCTCATGCCGAACTGGATGCAAGTCAGTGCTCTCAGGGACCCAGGAGTCTAG AAAGCCAGGGCTGTACCGCCTACGACGTAGCTGTGAACAGCGACTTCTACCGGCGGATGCAG AACAGCGATTTCTTGCGAGAGCTCGTGGTCACTATTGCCAGGGAGGGTCTTGAGGACAAATACAAGCTGCGTCTGAATCCGG AATGGCGCATGTTGAAGAACCGGCCTTTCCTGGGCTCCATCTCGCAACAGAACATCCGCTCCCAGCAGCGTCCACGGATCCAGGAGCTGGAGAGCCTGTACACGCCGGACTTCCCTTCCCCAGCAGCTCAGGAAGG CCCTGAGAAGCCTCACCTGAACCTCTGGCTGGAAGCCCCTGACCTCCTCTTGGCTGAAATTGACTTCCCCAAACTG GATGGAGTCTTGGGGCTGTCGCTGGAGATTGGGGAGAACCGCCTGGTGGTAGGGGGCCCCCAGCAGCTGTACCATCTGGACACCTACATCCCCGTGCGGATCAACTCCGAGGAGAGCAAGGCAGCCTTCCACCGGAAGAGGAAG cAACTGTTGGTGGCGATGCCCCTTTTGTCAGTGCCTTCTTGA